The following coding sequences lie in one Myxococcus xanthus genomic window:
- a CDS encoding bifunctional lysylphosphatidylglycerol flippase/synthetase MprF yields MEGRSQEKAPACPEPREQVLALLRRYGWNATSFQVLQPGFRYWFDPAGDACVAYVDTGGAWVAAGAPIAAPERLASVAEGFRVAARAVDRRVCFFATEPRFMELAPMASLPIGEQPVWDPAHWDDVVRGSRSLREQLRRARVRGVKVREVPVTELGDPLHPTRRAVELLKARWLASRRMAPMGFLVQLRPHAFASERHAFVAEVEGEVVGFLSVSPVYAREGWFLQDLLRDPEAPNGTAEALVDAAMRAATATGRRYVTLGLAPLAGPVRPWLRLARACGRPLFDFEGLRAFKGKFRPDAWVPIHLSYPEPRGGLAAVYDALRAFAQGGLLRFGIATLLRRPRLLVHALAVLLVPWTALLALPSTARWFPSVQVQWAWVVFDVGLTVGLFSLVRRWRDSLATVLGGLTAADACLTFVQAVTYNVPLARSPLDGAIIALAVLAPATASGLLFSSRDLRLPGR; encoded by the coding sequence GTGGAAGGACGTTCTCAAGAGAAGGCCCCGGCTTGCCCGGAGCCACGCGAGCAGGTGCTGGCGCTGCTGCGCCGGTACGGTTGGAACGCCACCTCGTTCCAGGTGCTGCAGCCCGGCTTCCGGTACTGGTTCGACCCGGCGGGCGACGCGTGCGTGGCGTACGTGGACACGGGCGGTGCCTGGGTGGCGGCCGGGGCGCCCATCGCCGCGCCGGAGCGGCTGGCTTCGGTGGCGGAGGGCTTCCGCGTGGCCGCGCGAGCAGTGGACCGGCGCGTGTGCTTCTTCGCCACCGAGCCGCGCTTCATGGAGCTGGCCCCCATGGCGTCGTTGCCCATCGGCGAGCAGCCCGTCTGGGACCCGGCCCACTGGGACGACGTGGTGCGGGGCAGCCGCAGCCTGCGTGAGCAGCTTCGCCGCGCTCGCGTGCGAGGCGTGAAGGTCCGCGAGGTGCCCGTCACGGAGCTGGGAGACCCGCTGCACCCCACGCGGCGAGCGGTGGAGTTGCTCAAGGCGCGCTGGCTGGCGTCCCGTCGCATGGCGCCCATGGGCTTCCTGGTCCAGCTTCGTCCCCACGCCTTCGCGAGCGAGCGGCATGCCTTCGTCGCGGAGGTGGAGGGCGAGGTGGTGGGCTTCCTGTCGGTGTCGCCCGTGTATGCCCGCGAAGGCTGGTTCCTCCAGGACCTGCTCCGGGACCCGGAGGCGCCCAATGGCACCGCGGAGGCGCTGGTGGACGCGGCCATGCGCGCGGCCACCGCCACCGGGCGGCGCTACGTGACGCTGGGACTGGCGCCGCTCGCGGGGCCCGTGCGGCCATGGCTGCGACTGGCGCGGGCGTGCGGCCGGCCGCTCTTCGATTTCGAGGGCCTGCGCGCCTTCAAGGGGAAGTTCCGCCCCGACGCCTGGGTGCCCATCCATCTGTCCTATCCTGAGCCCCGGGGTGGGCTGGCGGCGGTGTACGACGCGCTGCGGGCCTTCGCGCAGGGCGGCCTGTTGCGCTTCGGCATCGCCACGCTGCTGCGGCGTCCGCGCCTGCTGGTGCACGCGCTCGCCGTGCTGCTCGTTCCGTGGACCGCGCTGCTGGCGCTGCCCTCCACGGCGCGCTGGTTCCCGTCCGTCCAGGTGCAGTGGGCGTGGGTGGTGTTCGACGTGGGCCTGACGGTGGGGCTCTTCTCGTTGGTGCGGCGTTGGCGGGACTCCCTGGCCACGGTGCTGGGCGGGCTGACGGCGGCGGACGCGTGTCTGACGTTCGTCCAGGCCGTCACCTACAACGTGCCGCTCGCCCGGAGCCCGCTGGACGGGGCCATCATCGCCCTGGCCGTGCTCGCGCCAGCGACGGCGTCCGGGTTGCTCTTCAGCTCCCGCGACCTGCGCCTGCCCGGACGCTAG
- a CDS encoding Wss1p-related putative metallopeptidase produces MTFAYYDTLTPAQQRVYRMSDSVSALRLREPRTLEPLVAALREALATGRQPETEHATARLSDALCERLDLFAPRVEVLEVRPSSTTGELHGMYTLERGRRPRIQLWMRTAKHARVVAFRTYLRTLLHELCHHLDFLLLELPASFHTEGFFQRESSLFHQLVPRPARPRRSGARKGVTADTPDISPGRRRRGG; encoded by the coding sequence GTGACCTTCGCCTACTACGACACCCTCACCCCCGCCCAGCAGCGCGTCTACCGGATGAGTGACTCGGTGAGCGCGCTCCGGCTCCGCGAGCCGCGGACGCTGGAGCCCCTGGTGGCCGCGCTGCGCGAAGCCCTGGCCACGGGCCGGCAACCGGAGACCGAGCACGCCACCGCCCGGCTGAGCGACGCCCTCTGCGAGCGGCTGGACCTGTTCGCGCCGCGGGTGGAGGTGCTGGAGGTCCGCCCCTCCTCCACCACCGGCGAGCTGCACGGCATGTACACCCTGGAGCGGGGCCGTCGCCCTCGCATCCAGCTGTGGATGCGGACCGCGAAGCACGCGCGGGTGGTGGCCTTCCGCACCTACCTGCGCACCCTGCTGCACGAGCTGTGTCACCACCTGGACTTTCTTCTGCTGGAGCTGCCAGCTTCCTTCCACACGGAAGGCTTCTTCCAGCGGGAATCCAGCCTCTTCCACCAGCTGGTGCCCCGCCCGGCCCGGCCACGGCGTTCCGGGGCCAGGAAGGGTGTGACGGCGGACACCCCTGACATAAGTCCAGGCAGGCGGCGGCGCGGAGGCTAG
- a CDS encoding ABC transporter permease, which yields MSGLSFAVFRKELKDHLRDRRSVLTALMWPLIGPVVFMVMFNLLASWYRQDRPLALPVVGREHAPSLMAFLERYGAQLEEAPEDYESRIRAGSLDAVLVVPDDYAESYSAGRTAEVQLVVDSSRQSARQSVLRARGLLEAYAQMLGNQRLYARGVSPDLAIPVRVQEADLSTPERTAAGLLNMVPLFLVIAAFAGGMQVASDAMAGERERGSLEPLLLNPAPRSAVVTGKWLATVVMAVAAVLITLVAYMLVVRRVPLEDLGVKARFDAPAALGMAAAVLPLALAASAVQVWVSTYARSFKEAQTYLSLLMVVPMLPGMVLALSPLQPKMWMFAVPVLGQEVLAGEVMRGEPMGALPFLIAGASSILLTVLSLAVTARLLTQERIVFGRG from the coding sequence ATGAGCGGGCTGTCCTTCGCCGTCTTCCGCAAGGAGCTGAAGGACCACCTGCGCGACAGGCGCTCGGTGCTCACCGCGTTGATGTGGCCGCTGATTGGCCCCGTCGTGTTCATGGTGATGTTCAACCTGCTGGCCTCCTGGTACCGGCAGGACCGGCCGCTGGCGTTGCCGGTGGTGGGGCGGGAGCACGCCCCCAGCCTGATGGCCTTTCTGGAGCGCTACGGCGCGCAGCTGGAAGAGGCGCCGGAGGACTACGAGTCGCGCATCCGGGCGGGCTCGCTGGACGCGGTGCTGGTGGTGCCGGACGACTACGCCGAATCGTACTCCGCCGGGCGCACCGCCGAGGTGCAGCTCGTGGTGGACAGCTCGCGCCAGTCCGCGCGCCAGTCGGTGCTGCGCGCGCGGGGGCTGCTGGAGGCGTATGCCCAGATGCTGGGCAACCAGCGCCTCTATGCGCGTGGCGTCTCGCCGGACCTGGCCATTCCCGTGCGGGTGCAGGAGGCGGACCTGTCCACGCCGGAGCGTACCGCGGCGGGGCTGCTCAACATGGTGCCGCTCTTCCTGGTCATCGCCGCCTTCGCGGGCGGCATGCAGGTGGCCAGCGACGCCATGGCGGGTGAGCGCGAGCGCGGCTCGCTGGAGCCCCTGCTGCTCAACCCGGCACCCCGGAGCGCGGTGGTGACGGGCAAGTGGCTGGCCACCGTGGTCATGGCCGTCGCGGCGGTGCTGATTACGCTGGTGGCCTACATGCTGGTGGTGCGGCGCGTGCCCTTGGAGGACCTGGGGGTGAAGGCCCGCTTCGACGCGCCCGCCGCCCTGGGCATGGCCGCCGCCGTGCTGCCGCTGGCCCTGGCCGCCTCCGCCGTGCAGGTGTGGGTGTCCACCTATGCACGCTCCTTCAAGGAAGCGCAGACGTACCTGTCCCTCCTGATGGTGGTGCCCATGCTGCCGGGCATGGTGCTGGCCCTGTCGCCGCTCCAGCCGAAGATGTGGATGTTCGCGGTGCCGGTGCTGGGCCAGGAGGTGCTCGCGGGCGAGGTGATGCGCGGTGAGCCGATGGGCGCGCTGCCGTTCCTCATCGCTGGCGCGTCCAGCATCCTGCTCACGGTGTTGTCGCTGGCGGTCACCGCTCGTTTGTTGACCCAGGAGCGCATCGTCTTCGGCCGGGGCTGA
- a CDS encoding DUF6986 family protein: protein MKTTLTEASLSGVREALRRANAGFERAYPGDSTQRQPVHVVYGGAHLFRAETARKLGGIALNTLKSYAPDAPVLAHGLGLPQRGRFAQRVYARVVAKLEREPVEDLRIDFEDGYGHRSDAEEDGHAVSAAEEMARGLAQELLPPFIGIRVKSFTEELFDRATRTLDLFLTTLLERSGGKLPPGFVVTLPKVSLPEQVATLARVLEVLETRHGLPVGTVGIELMVETPQALFDPQGRLHLPTLVAASAGRCTSVHLGVYDYTAALGVSAHAQTMLHPACDFLRDLVQVSLAGTGIRLADGATNVMPVPPHRAKEDEPLLPTERRENMEAVHRVWQLSYRHIRHSLERGWYQGWDLHPGQLPVRYAAVYAFFLEGLDAASRRLRAFMEKAAQATLVGDVFDDAATGQGLLNFFLRGLSCGALTQDEVLAAGLTLEELRSRSFRDIVASRRAQATSG, encoded by the coding sequence GTGAAGACGACGCTGACAGAAGCGAGCCTCTCGGGTGTGCGGGAGGCCCTGCGGCGGGCCAACGCGGGGTTCGAGCGCGCCTACCCGGGGGACTCGACCCAACGGCAGCCGGTGCACGTGGTGTACGGCGGCGCGCACCTCTTCCGGGCGGAGACGGCCCGGAAGCTGGGCGGCATCGCGCTGAACACGCTCAAGTCGTACGCACCGGATGCGCCCGTGCTGGCCCACGGGCTGGGACTGCCCCAGCGCGGCCGCTTCGCCCAGCGCGTCTACGCGCGCGTGGTGGCCAAGCTGGAGCGCGAGCCGGTGGAGGACCTGCGCATCGACTTCGAGGACGGCTACGGGCACCGCTCCGACGCGGAGGAGGACGGGCACGCCGTGTCCGCCGCGGAGGAGATGGCGCGCGGGCTGGCCCAGGAGCTGCTGCCGCCCTTCATCGGCATCCGGGTGAAGTCCTTCACCGAGGAGCTGTTCGACCGCGCCACGCGCACGTTGGATTTGTTCCTCACCACGCTGCTGGAGCGCTCGGGTGGGAAGCTGCCGCCCGGCTTCGTCGTCACGCTGCCCAAGGTGTCGCTGCCGGAGCAGGTGGCGACGCTCGCTCGCGTCCTGGAGGTGCTGGAGACGCGGCACGGGCTGCCGGTGGGCACGGTGGGCATCGAGCTGATGGTGGAGACACCCCAGGCGCTCTTCGACCCGCAGGGCCGGCTGCACCTGCCCACGCTGGTGGCCGCGAGCGCGGGCCGCTGCACCAGCGTCCACCTGGGCGTGTACGACTACACCGCCGCGCTGGGCGTCAGCGCGCATGCACAGACGATGCTGCACCCCGCCTGCGACTTCCTGCGGGATTTGGTGCAGGTGTCGCTGGCGGGCACGGGCATCCGGCTGGCGGATGGCGCCACCAACGTCATGCCGGTGCCACCGCACCGGGCGAAGGAGGACGAGCCGCTGCTGCCCACCGAGCGCCGGGAGAACATGGAGGCGGTTCACCGGGTCTGGCAGTTGTCGTACCGGCACATCCGGCACTCGCTGGAGCGGGGCTGGTACCAGGGGTGGGACTTGCACCCGGGCCAGCTCCCCGTGCGCTACGCGGCGGTGTATGCGTTCTTCCTGGAGGGGCTGGACGCGGCCTCGCGCAGGCTCAGGGCCTTCATGGAGAAGGCCGCGCAGGCCACGCTGGTGGGAGACGTCTTCGACGACGCGGCCACCGGGCAGGGCCTGCTCAACTTCTTCCTGCGGGGCCTGAGCTGCGGCGCGCTCACCCAGGACGAGGTGCTGGCCGCGGGCCTCACGCTGGAGGAGCTGCGCAGCCGCTCCTTCCGCGACATCGTCGCGTCACGCCGCGCCCAGGCCACTTCCGGCTAG
- a CDS encoding DUF2804 domain-containing protein produces the protein MKPEQDALFPPAPVSVATSGGEPRFGTYQGELPEVDLPRLQGQWAPGRTTRLLKRKRWHYTFAATPEVAALCAVVDLGYTSSAFAVALDLRERKPLCDVSFLGTPGPMVELGDKPGQGLKASFRTLGGRLSVQRGEDDERYRVAVDVSRLRTGSLQSFQWEGDLMVAGGPPALTVVAPVEGDGLVNVTMKSNGLLTFGSLEAGGKRFRLDGGVGGMDYTQGYLARHTAWRWAFAAGRLADGMPVGINLVEGFNEGNADANENALWLGDKLYPLARARFEYDAKDLMAPWRLATVDGAVDLRFQPLHVHREDRNVRLVVSHFAQPVGFFNGTVRVGSRTLELSNVPGVTEDQDMLW, from the coding sequence ATGAAGCCAGAGCAAGATGCCTTGTTCCCTCCCGCGCCAGTGTCCGTGGCCACCTCCGGGGGGGAGCCCCGATTCGGTACCTACCAGGGTGAGCTGCCCGAAGTGGACCTGCCGCGCCTGCAAGGGCAGTGGGCCCCGGGCCGCACCACGCGTCTGCTGAAGCGCAAGCGTTGGCACTACACCTTCGCGGCCACGCCCGAGGTCGCCGCGCTCTGCGCGGTGGTGGACCTGGGCTACACGTCGAGCGCCTTCGCGGTGGCCCTGGACTTGCGCGAGCGCAAGCCGCTGTGTGACGTGAGCTTCCTGGGCACGCCCGGCCCCATGGTGGAGCTGGGCGACAAGCCCGGTCAGGGCCTCAAGGCCTCCTTCCGCACGCTGGGCGGACGGCTGTCGGTGCAGCGCGGCGAGGACGACGAGCGCTACCGGGTGGCGGTGGACGTCAGCCGGCTGCGCACCGGAAGCCTCCAGTCCTTCCAGTGGGAGGGCGACTTGATGGTGGCCGGCGGTCCTCCCGCGCTCACGGTGGTGGCGCCGGTGGAGGGTGACGGGCTGGTGAACGTCACCATGAAGAGCAACGGCCTGCTTACCTTCGGCAGCCTGGAGGCAGGCGGGAAGCGCTTCCGGTTGGACGGAGGCGTGGGCGGCATGGACTACACGCAGGGCTACCTGGCGCGGCACACCGCGTGGCGCTGGGCCTTCGCGGCGGGGCGGCTGGCGGACGGCATGCCGGTGGGCATCAACCTCGTGGAGGGCTTCAACGAGGGCAACGCGGACGCCAACGAGAACGCGCTGTGGCTGGGGGACAAGCTGTACCCGCTGGCGCGCGCCCGCTTCGAATACGACGCGAAGGACCTGATGGCGCCGTGGCGTCTGGCGACGGTGGATGGCGCGGTGGACCTGCGCTTCCAGCCCCTTCATGTGCACCGCGAGGACCGGAACGTGCGCCTCGTCGTGAGCCACTTCGCGCAGCCGGTGGGCTTCTTCAACGGCACGGTGCGCGTGGGGAGCCGCACGCTGGAGTTGTCCAACGTCCCCGGCGTCACCGAGGACCAGGACATGCTCTGGTGA
- a CDS encoding acyltransferase family protein: MNVRFAVAETELPLPFSLEMGFSTEVVTTAGRIPLFENVRGILITLVVMGHALEPLLGREPLAKALYSGLYLFHIPAFAFLSGHLSRADSGPRALSAIAWGQLAPLAVFQVLYVTFDAWVLGRGWSSHWLVQPYWLLWFLLSLGCWRLMLPLLLRLPKPLMWAVALALVAGLLPWVGYLFGLSRTFVFLPCFVAGHLTRREWLLAPRNTRGWRFVLAASLAVGLGACIGAVAMGALPAPAPQWLYGSSGYAVLGATALTGMAARAALFCGALALTWALFTLSPRQESTLTRLGGRSLAPFLLHGFVVRAAEHVGAYAFLQGPVGVALALGAGALLTVLLGQPSVVQATRPLWEPRRLFQRKRDAVPGLGR, encoded by the coding sequence GTGAACGTCCGCTTCGCGGTGGCCGAAACGGAGCTCCCCCTCCCGTTCAGCCTCGAGATGGGCTTCTCTACTGAGGTTGTGACGACCGCTGGCCGCATCCCGCTGTTCGAGAACGTGCGAGGCATCCTCATCACCCTGGTGGTGATGGGGCATGCGCTCGAGCCCCTGCTCGGCCGGGAGCCGCTCGCGAAGGCGCTCTACTCCGGCCTGTACCTGTTCCACATCCCCGCCTTCGCGTTCCTCTCCGGCCACCTGTCCCGCGCGGACAGCGGGCCCCGTGCGCTGAGCGCCATCGCCTGGGGGCAGCTCGCGCCGCTGGCCGTGTTCCAGGTGCTGTACGTCACCTTCGACGCGTGGGTGCTCGGCCGGGGCTGGAGTTCCCACTGGCTGGTGCAGCCGTATTGGCTGCTGTGGTTCCTGCTGAGCCTCGGGTGCTGGCGGCTGATGCTGCCCCTGCTCCTCCGCCTGCCCAAGCCGCTGATGTGGGCCGTAGCGCTGGCGCTCGTCGCGGGCCTGCTCCCCTGGGTGGGCTACCTGTTCGGCCTGTCGCGGACGTTCGTGTTCCTGCCCTGCTTCGTCGCCGGTCACCTGACGCGAAGGGAGTGGCTGCTGGCCCCTCGAAACACCCGAGGCTGGCGCTTCGTGCTCGCGGCGTCCCTGGCCGTGGGCCTGGGCGCATGCATCGGGGCGGTGGCCATGGGTGCCCTGCCCGCGCCCGCGCCACAGTGGCTCTACGGGAGCAGCGGCTACGCGGTGCTCGGTGCCACGGCGCTCACAGGCATGGCGGCGCGCGCGGCGCTCTTCTGCGGTGCACTGGCGCTGACATGGGCACTCTTCACGCTCAGCCCGCGTCAGGAAAGCACGCTCACGCGGCTGGGTGGACGGAGCCTGGCGCCATTCCTCCTGCACGGCTTCGTCGTGCGAGCCGCCGAGCACGTGGGCGCGTACGCGTTCCTCCAGGGGCCCGTGGGCGTCGCCCTCGCGCTGGGCGCGGGGGCGCTGCTCACCGTGCTGCTGGGCCAGCCTTCCGTCGTCCAGGCCACGCGCCCGCTGTGGGAGCCTCGGCGGCTCTTCCAGCGGAAGCGTGACGCCGTGCCGGGCCTGGGGCGCTGA
- a CDS encoding ATP-binding cassette domain-containing protein codes for MIEARNLHKRFGKKVTAVEDVSFTAEDGVITGLLGPNGAGKTTTMRMLYTLVRPDRGTALVDGVDVVQRPQDARRALGVLPDARGLYPRLTAREHARYYGELHGLSGATLDKRVDELLDLLDMRDIADRRTEGFSQGQRVKVAMARALVHGPRNVLLDEPTNGLDVMSTRSVRTLLRRLKDEGRCVVFSSHVMQEVAALCDRIVVVAHGRVVADGTPDALRASTGKDSLEEAFVATIGTDQGLMQ; via the coding sequence ATGATTGAAGCCAGGAACCTGCACAAGCGCTTTGGCAAGAAGGTGACGGCGGTGGAGGACGTGTCCTTCACGGCGGAGGACGGCGTCATCACCGGCCTGCTGGGCCCCAACGGCGCTGGCAAGACGACGACCATGCGCATGCTCTACACGCTGGTGCGGCCGGACCGCGGCACCGCGCTGGTGGACGGCGTGGACGTGGTGCAGCGGCCGCAGGATGCCCGGCGGGCGCTGGGCGTGCTGCCGGACGCGCGTGGCCTCTATCCGCGCCTCACCGCCCGCGAGCACGCGCGCTACTACGGCGAGCTGCACGGCCTGTCTGGCGCCACGCTGGACAAGCGCGTGGACGAACTGCTGGACCTGTTGGACATGCGGGACATCGCGGACCGTCGCACGGAGGGCTTCAGCCAGGGCCAGCGCGTGAAGGTGGCCATGGCGCGGGCGCTGGTGCACGGGCCTCGCAACGTGCTCTTGGACGAGCCCACCAACGGGCTGGACGTCATGAGCACGCGCTCGGTGCGCACGCTGCTGCGGCGGCTGAAGGATGAAGGCCGGTGCGTGGTGTTCTCCAGCCACGTGATGCAGGAAGTGGCCGCGCTGTGTGACCGCATCGTGGTGGTGGCGCACGGGCGGGTGGTGGCGGACGGGACGCCGGATGCGCTGCGCGCGAGCACCGGCAAGGACAGCCTGGAGGAGGCCTTCGTGGCCACCATCGGCACGGACCAGGGGTTGATGCAATGA
- a CDS encoding M1 family metallopeptidase, with protein sequence MAHPTEDKNFRLPTSIRPRRYAATLTLDLDAKSFSGQQTIDLDVAAPSNEIILHGIALELSDVTFRAGGQQRKPASIQPAQASETVVLRFDEALPTGAASLDVAWTGRFTEGLRGLYQAGKVAATQFEAADARRLFPCFDEPAFKARWALTVRVPQGLTVLGNGPVVKDTQEGNLRAVTFQETEVLSSYLIALVVGPLVGTDAQDVQGVPVRTWALPEKAHLTRFGQDVALAVLPRLQDYFGLPYAFTKVDQVGIPDFEAGAMENAGLITYREVALLLDPATAPLSVKKRVAEVVTHELAHQWFGNWVTMVWWDDLWLNEAFATWMAFKIVDQWRPEWRMWLDFDAHRASALHLDALKSTHPIHGEVRNAGEAGESFDAITYEKGGAVLRMIEGFLGEDPFREGIRQYMRKHARANAVKEDLWNALGDAAKQPVEELATAWVGQSGFPLVTATLNGRGLSLSQRRFYSEPGVQSGEVWPVPVVLRYEDSTGVREQRVLLRDAQATVKLEGEGAVKWLTANAGSTGFYRVAYDKPGLEKLATNLKSLAPSERTALLADQWALVRAGQASVADLLDLVGRFGDEEDDSVLDELVGRLAYIEGRLTDGEDQVRFRAWVEKLLGPGLKKLGWQSAPNEADPVKLRRASLVRAVGGLARSQDALTEARPRVERMLLGQRDALEPNLLDAAVGMVARAGDAALFDTFLQKIPSEPDPATQRRYLMALTAFEAPELTERARGLLYTDTVKTQDVASFVAGLLGNRVGRDAWWAQMRTQWKDVVARTGGAPMLLRRIVEAMGMLRTREHLEQMQALLKAQPIPEAQQATAQTLERLSQDVALRERCMPEVSAWLKRQP encoded by the coding sequence ATGGCGCATCCGACCGAAGACAAGAACTTCCGCCTGCCGACCTCCATCCGTCCCCGCCGCTACGCGGCCACGCTGACCCTGGACCTGGACGCGAAGTCCTTCTCCGGCCAGCAGACCATCGACCTGGACGTGGCGGCGCCGTCGAACGAAATCATCCTGCACGGCATCGCCCTGGAGCTGAGCGACGTGACGTTCCGCGCCGGTGGCCAGCAGCGCAAGCCGGCCTCCATCCAGCCCGCGCAGGCGAGCGAGACGGTGGTGCTCCGCTTCGATGAAGCGCTGCCCACGGGCGCCGCGTCGCTGGACGTCGCGTGGACGGGGCGCTTCACGGAAGGGCTGCGCGGCCTGTACCAGGCGGGCAAGGTGGCGGCCACCCAGTTCGAGGCCGCCGACGCGCGCCGACTCTTCCCCTGCTTCGACGAGCCCGCCTTCAAGGCGCGCTGGGCCCTCACCGTCCGCGTGCCGCAGGGGCTCACCGTGCTGGGCAACGGCCCGGTGGTGAAGGACACGCAGGAGGGCAACCTGCGCGCGGTGACGTTCCAGGAGACGGAGGTGCTCAGCAGCTACCTCATCGCCCTGGTGGTAGGCCCGCTGGTGGGCACGGACGCGCAGGACGTGCAGGGCGTGCCGGTGCGGACCTGGGCGCTGCCGGAGAAGGCGCACCTGACGCGCTTCGGCCAGGACGTGGCGCTGGCGGTGCTGCCCAGGCTCCAGGACTACTTCGGGCTGCCGTATGCCTTCACCAAGGTGGACCAGGTGGGCATCCCCGACTTCGAGGCCGGCGCCATGGAGAACGCCGGCCTGATTACCTACCGCGAGGTGGCGCTGCTGCTGGACCCGGCCACCGCGCCGCTGTCGGTGAAGAAGCGCGTGGCGGAGGTGGTGACGCACGAGCTGGCGCACCAGTGGTTCGGCAACTGGGTCACCATGGTGTGGTGGGACGACCTGTGGCTCAACGAGGCGTTCGCCACGTGGATGGCCTTCAAGATTGTCGACCAGTGGCGCCCCGAGTGGCGCATGTGGCTGGACTTCGACGCGCACCGCGCCAGCGCGCTGCACCTGGACGCGCTCAAGTCCACGCACCCCATCCACGGCGAGGTGCGCAACGCGGGCGAGGCCGGTGAGAGCTTCGACGCGATTACGTACGAGAAGGGCGGCGCGGTGCTGCGGATGATTGAGGGCTTCCTCGGGGAAGACCCCTTCCGCGAAGGCATCCGCCAGTACATGCGCAAGCACGCGCGCGCCAACGCGGTGAAGGAAGACTTGTGGAATGCGCTGGGCGACGCCGCGAAGCAGCCGGTGGAGGAGCTGGCCACCGCGTGGGTGGGCCAGAGCGGCTTCCCGTTGGTGACGGCGACGCTGAACGGGCGCGGGCTGTCGCTGTCGCAGCGGCGCTTCTACAGCGAGCCCGGTGTGCAGAGCGGTGAGGTGTGGCCGGTGCCGGTGGTGCTGCGCTACGAGGACAGCACCGGCGTGCGCGAGCAGCGCGTGCTGCTGCGGGACGCCCAGGCCACGGTGAAGCTGGAGGGCGAAGGCGCAGTGAAGTGGCTGACGGCCAACGCGGGCTCCACCGGCTTCTACCGGGTGGCCTACGACAAGCCGGGCCTGGAGAAGCTGGCGACGAACCTGAAGTCGCTGGCCCCCTCCGAGCGCACCGCCCTGCTGGCGGACCAGTGGGCGCTGGTGCGCGCGGGCCAGGCGTCGGTGGCGGACCTGCTGGACCTGGTGGGCCGCTTCGGTGACGAGGAGGACGACTCCGTCCTGGACGAGCTGGTGGGCCGGCTGGCCTACATTGAAGGCCGGCTGACGGACGGCGAGGACCAGGTCCGCTTCCGAGCGTGGGTGGAGAAGCTGCTGGGGCCCGGGCTGAAGAAGCTGGGTTGGCAGTCCGCGCCGAACGAGGCGGACCCGGTGAAGCTGCGGCGCGCGTCGCTGGTGCGCGCGGTGGGTGGCCTGGCGCGCAGCCAGGACGCGCTCACCGAGGCCCGGCCTCGCGTGGAGCGCATGCTCCTGGGACAGCGGGACGCGCTGGAGCCCAACCTGCTGGACGCCGCGGTGGGCATGGTGGCGCGCGCGGGCGACGCGGCGCTCTTCGACACCTTCCTCCAGAAGATTCCGTCCGAGCCCGACCCGGCCACGCAGCGCCGCTACCTCATGGCGCTCACCGCCTTCGAGGCCCCGGAGCTCACCGAGCGCGCGCGCGGGCTGCTCTACACGGACACGGTGAAGACGCAGGACGTGGCCAGCTTCGTGGCGGGGCTGCTGGGCAACCGCGTCGGTCGCGACGCGTGGTGGGCGCAGATGCGCACGCAATGGAAGGACGTGGTGGCCCGCACCGGCGGCGCCCCCATGCTGCTGCGCCGCATCGTCGAGGCCATGGGCATGCTGCGCACGCGCGAGCACCTGGAGCAGATGCAGGCCCTGCTCAAGGCCCAGCCCATCCCCGAGGCGCAGCAGGCCACGGCGCAGACGCTGGAGCGGCTGTCCCAGGATGTGGCGCTGCGTGAGCGCTGCATGCCCGAGGTCTCCGCGTGGCTGAAGCGCCAGCCGTGA